In the Dictyostelium discoideum AX4 chromosome 6 chromosome, whole genome shotgun sequence genome, gaaaatttaatggtGATGTTGGTGGTTCTACACAATTATAGACGAATAAAGGAATTGCATAATTATTTGATCCATCATATATTGAGGAGAGGCTATATTGGCCGACTGTACAATTTGCATAAATTTCAAAACGACCAAATGTATCTATTGATTGTATGAGTtctgttttaaaataatcagTTGATAAACCTGAAATTAAAACTGTTGAAATTTGACTACCAAATGATCCAATAAATGTAAATCTTGGGTAACAATAAccaccttttttattttagttttttttttttttttattttgggaaataatattagtaaaagaaatataaataaacgTTGCTATGTTTAATTTTGACTTTTTCCCACATAAAAATTTTCAGATAAAAATCTGAATTTCGGCAtcgtttattttttttttttatttttagttttcatACTTTCAGCATAAAAatcactatttttttttaattgaaagaaATCAACAGAAGACAGTGTAATTACTAattctataaataataaatttaaaaaaataaataaagtcaAAAATTTCATCTTTTGGTTTTTGATTggacataaaaaaaaaaaaaaaaaaaaaagtaaaaaaaaaaaaaaaagtaaatcaaaaaaaaaaaattgtgcaaaagatatttttattttttttttttttttttcaaagaattaacaatttttttaatggatgtttttttaatttgtaatgatatagatattatcaattgaagaattaacAATTTTTTCCTTAAGCCAATTTATGGCAAATATAAAATAGGAAtgaataaactttttaaatttaataggtcttaaaaaaataaaaaaaaataaaaaaataaaaaaagtgaataaaaaaaaagtggattaaaatcattttaaaaaattaaaaataaaaatatttaatttaaaaataatatatttaaaaaggtgtttaaattttttttattagattttaaaactttaaataaaaaaaaataaaaaaacttgaacatatttttattatataaaattagaaaaagagaGAATACTATTTtctattatctttttttatttttatttttatttttttcattaattttaaaggagAGCttcaaaattgaaatttgcATTATCACTAGTATTACAAATTGATTTGAATGATACGACTAAATTACCACCATCGAATTTCCAAACCCAATAAGAACTTTGTTTTTCAACAAATTGGAAGACGATTTTACAATTTTGAGTTGCTTCAACGAAACCTTCTTTGACcatatcatcatctttacATCTTTTAACGATATTTTGACTGATGTAACGAATGATTTCAGCAAAGACATCACCAACAcgtggtttattattttcttctaATTTTGGATAAACTTGTTCGATTGAAGATTCATCATAAGTCCAATCATTACCCAAGACTTCTTTAATCTTTTCGAAAGATTCATTGATTTTCTCTTGATTCTCTCTCAAATTGATTCTAGAGGCTAAAGTGAGTACACCTGGTGAtggtaaaattttaatgaaatcaaaGTTTGCATTATCACTAACATTGCAAATTGATTTGAAGGTGATTACTAAATCATTGTTTTCAAAACTCCAATTCCAATAACCGTTTGCTTTGGCATTGTGACGGAAAACAATCTTTGCATTTGAAGTTGCTTCGAGGAAACTTTCTAAAACCATATCCTCTTTACAACGTTTAACGATATTATCAGCGACATATTTAATAATCTCTTGGAATAAGTCACCAAttctttctttatttctttcttCAAGTGCTGGATAAACAGTTTCCAATGATTGCTCATCATAGGACCAATCTACTTTAGTGACCTCTTTAATTCTTTCAAAAGCGGTATCGAATTTCTCTTGGTTCTCtttcaaattgattttaGCAGCTAATGAGAAAACACCTGGTACTGGAAGGACTTTAATGAAATCGAAATTGGCATTATCAGAGATATtacaaattgatttaaaggTGATGATTAAATTACCACCTTCAAAGGTCCAATTCCAATAACCACTTGCTTTGGCATTATGACGGAAAACAATCTTTGCATTTGAAGTTGCTTCAACGAATGCTTCTAAAATTGTATCATTTTTACATTTCTTTTCAATGTTATCAGCAacatatttgaaaatatcagagaataaatcaccaattctctctttatttctttcttCAAGTGCTGGATAAATTTGCTCCAATGATTCTTGCTCATATGACCAATCCATGTGGGTGGCTGCTTTAATTCTTTCGAAAGCGGTATCGAATTTCTCTTGGTTCTCTTTCATATTCAAACGAGCAGCTAATGAGAAAACACCTGGAACTGGGAGAACTTTAATGAAATCGTAGTTGGCATTATCAGAGATATTACTAATGGATTTGAAAGTAATGATGAGATCACCATTAGCGAATGACCAATTCCAATAGCCTGTGGTTTGTTTTGGATTATGTCTGAAACTAATTCTACCATTGGCAGTTACATCATTGAAACTTTCTAAAGTCATTTCATCTTTACAACGTTTTTCAATGTTTTGAGCAACGTATTCTAAAATTTGAGCAAATGTAGTACCAAATTGTTCACGTTGACTTTCATGTTCAAAAGCAGTTGGATAAACAGTTTCCATTGATGCTTCATCAAATGACCAATCTCTACTGGTAACTACTTTAATTCTTTCGAATGCAAGTTCAAATCTTTCTTGATTCTTTTTCATATTAAGACGAGTTGGTAAACTATAAGCACCTTCACTTGGAATCACTTTATATAATTCGAAATTACCAGCTtcagtaatattattacaaccTTTCTTgaataaaagatttaattgacCACCATTAAATGCATACTTCCAATAGGATGAATTCTTGGCATCTTCATTAACAATTAATACAATCTTTTTAGCAGTATTTGCATTAATGATTGATTCTTTAGTTAATTCATCTTTTGATGCATTTACAATACATTTACTAATATTTGGacataaatttttataaaatacttcaccctttttttaaaaaaaaaaagaattgattagataaaaaatgaaaattaaaaagaaaaaaaaaaaaattacttactaattgttttttaacaTGTTCATCAACTTTATCGAAAATGGCATCccaatcaaattcaataatccattcttcaccatttaaagcatttttgatttcttcATGTGCTTTATTTAAGTGTTCTTCATTATCTCTTAATGATTTtctgaaaaataaaaaataaaaaaatgaaaagagtaaataatttgaacttgatatttttttatttttttttattactgtcttttttttttatttacctAGCAACAAGGTTTAAAggcattttaaaaaattatatgttTGTAATATCACAAtggtttataaaaaaaaaaaaaaaaaaaaaaaaatttatatacaaaattaaaaaaaaaaaaaaacaaaacaaaacaaaatatctttaaaaaactgctttttttttataaaaatcaaaatattgggaaaaaaaaatgaatgaatcAAATCATTTTCCCTAAATTTTTTAGACagatattttataaaaaaaaaaaaaaaaagttagatTCCGGGCtaacaaaaaaatcaaagaaaataaaaaatattttttatttttttataatttttttttaaaactcgCAACACACTTAAGTcgaaaatatctaaaaaaattttaaatatttgacaaattataataaaaatttaatttttttgaaacatAATATGACgtcaaattaaataaataaatataaaaaaaaaaaaaacaaaatccaTTTTTAGAATGTCCACCTCGTGAATGAGcttgaaaataaaagtaaaaaaaaaaaaaaagaggagACTTACCGACCAGCGCATAAAATTATCCAACCACATcatcagttttttttttttttttaaaaaattctctaaaattatttgcattttattttatttttattttaaaactaaatcatttgaaatgtTTGTAAATTTCGAAGTAATATCCCAAagttttttagaaatttcaaTACTATTGAATTGTCTTGGAGTTTCAGTTAATACACCAATGTTAAAGTAAGAACCTTTAATACCATTAAGTGATGGATCAGTACCAAGTGCAACTTTTGCACATTCTTTAGAAGCAACTTGAATTGgagtgaaaataaaatttggcATCAATGAAAAAGCAACTTTTAAAATACCAGTAAAATCACGTTGTAAACTAGTTTGAACTTTACCaggattaattgaatttactACTATTTTAGAacctttttcaattaattttctttgtaATTCCTTTGTGAATAATAGATTACAACATTTCGAAAGTgaataatcttttaattgattatagTTTGCCTCTGATtcaacatttattttatcatttaaaatcaatgataAATCGGCATCTTTAAATCTATCAGAtgttaaaactaaaattcttggattttcacttttttccaaattttttaataataaatttgttaataaaaatggacCAAAATGATTAGTAGCaatttgaaatgaataaCCATCTTGAGTTATTGAAAATGGTGGACACATAACACCtgcattattaattaataaatctaatggtaaatttaatttattaaattcatttacaaatgattttactgactatttttttttttttttaaaaaaaataatttattaataaaaaaaaaaaaaaaaaaaaaaaaaaaaaaaaaaaaaaaaaaaaaaaaaaaaaaaaaaatagattaaattaaattacattTTGTTTACTAAGATCTAAATctaaaatgataatattactatttccAGTGTGTGATGAAATTTCTTTAGCAGCAACTTCACctttttgtttatttctaCATCCAATAACAATTGTGCCAATTTCTCTTGCAATTATCTTACAAGTTTCTTTTCCTATTCCATCACTTCCACCAGTTATAATTgcaactttattatttaatttattcattttaatttaatttaatttattattttattaattattaattgttttgattgattattttttttttttttctttaattttccatttaaatagttttttttttttttttttttattcatttattaatataattttttttttttttttggtattagTTTATCCtggttattttaataaattatttttagaatcttGATAagaattttctttattttttgttatttttttttgaaaatcacattaaaaaaaaagatttttttttttttcaaaggaaataagatatttttttttttttttttcaaagtaaaaaagatattttttttttttttcgagcTTTGGTATtcccaattaataatgacGTATTAATTCAtgctaaaataaaatatgttctttcaaaaattggaaataaatcatattattattattataatattttttttttacaaatatttttagaattttctTAATTTCAGAGCATGGATATTAAGGTCAcactctttttttattttgattataacCCACAACAACTAAACATTAcgtacaaaaaaaaaatggtagaCTAGATTttccatttattttttgattaattaacGTTAGTCATCTGATTTAAAATCTTAAGAAACCAGCACAGAGaaatctaaataaataaaaaaaaaattaccagGCAATATTAAAACGAtgacaataacaataaaaaataaaataaataaaaaaaaaaaaattaaaataaactaaaataaactaaaattatattatttaaataatatcgTTGTTGCAAATAttaactttaaaattatacataatttatataaaaataaataatttaatatattattatttttttttaaaaaaagaaataaccaaaatatttattgtaaataaaagatttaaatttatttaaaaataatcttttttttttttttttttttttttttattcttttattcttttgaatttaatattgttaAAATTTCATCGTCAGATAATGGTTGTAAATTACGTTCATTTCTATTGagtataatttcatttttccaATAGTTATGATGATCATATTCATGATCTGAGGCACCAGtgaattctttttctaaatcaTTTGGCTCAAAGAATTGGGAgaaaactttaattttttgtttttcaccATTTGCGAAAACGATCTTTTTATAGGTAACTTTATTGATGAATGGTGAGATGGTAGTCCAGAAAACATTGAAAATGAAGGGAGTTTCCACTAAAAAGGCATTACCGAGACGCTCTGGATAATGGTCGGATAAAATTTGAAGAACATACTTACTAACAGACATTGGTGGTGAATTTCTAATTGAATAGTTTTTAAAGTCGATTAACAATACAATTTGTTCGTGGCCACGTGTTTTATCCATTAATGATATTGCTCTTTCAATGTTGTAAACCATTAATCTGATTTGGTTATCATGGTTTTTAGTATTCTCTCTCACTGGTCTAAGATAGATAACACTTCTGCCATGTGATTTACCAAATACGTATTGTTTACCTGAGGATGCTTCATAGGATAATGATTCGGCTGTAATCTCGTATGGCTTATATTTGCTTCTCCATTCCAATGTATTCTTTAGTAGATTGAATGATAAAGAGAGATCATAATCTCTTGCTCTTAAATatcttaataataacatatcACCACCATCCTCTAACCATTCTCTCTCCTTTTCTGATATCTCTCCAAATCCTGtgtttgttgatttttcattacCATCTTTCCatactttttctttaaattgtttgaaaatattaatttgtttttcacttaaatttttaaatgggttaaattcaccaccatcttcaaattttgtattattatatatttcattatcttcaCCTGTTACTGATGATGCACTATTTGTATTACTATCTGTTAAATCTGAAGTTGAAATATCTTGTTCACtttttgttgtagttgttgtggttgtggttgttgcagtggtttcttcatttttattttttttatctttttttcccattttttatttttatttttatttttatttttattttattttttttatcttttttttttaatcttttttttttttctgtggTTTGATTACTTAGTggttgttaaaaaaaaaaaaaaaaaaagaaaaaaaaaaagaaaaaagatttttttttttgtttttttttttttttttaaaataaatatttatttaaattttaatttttttttatattttttttttttttattttttttttttttttatttttttttatttaattttttttttttccgatacgtattttcattataaagTTCAGATCTCATTTTTTTCAAGATTCgaaatattctttattttttatttaaataaaataatatcccCACCTTTTCctcccctttttttttatttttaatttttatttttccaaaagactaaaaattatctttttttttttttttttttttttttttttttttgaaatttcagattattatgattttttatttataatgacAAGTGTtgacattaataataataataataataataataatagtaatagtaatataattGAAACTAAATTAATTGGACATAAAGATACAGTATTATGTATTTCAAgtcataataaaaaagagataATAGCAAGTGGTTCAGATGATTGCACTGTTAGAATATGGgatttaaatacaaataaatcaatacaATCAATTGTTGAAGGATTTCAAGGTAACCCAGTTAATAACGTTTGTTTTGATCAAGATTTCACTCTTTATTGTTcatatgataatattatagtttcatttgatttaagaCAACCAAATGTAAtcttaaaagaatttaatactcaatataaatttaatactgaagaaattaatcaagtatgtaatttttaaaaaaaattaattatatatatatatatatttctttttcattgccactttttaccatttttaaaaaataatataaactgataaaaaaaaaaaaaaaaaaaaaagttaagtTTTGATtcaaaatatcaatatttaGCAGCATGTGATGATTCAGGTCaaactaaaattattgatgttacaaaaaataaattagtagaatcattaaataaaaagcaTACAAATATAGCAACAGGTTGTGTTTTTAGACCAAATagtaaaaatgaattaattacaTCTTCAATGGATTTTTCAATCATTCATTGGGATTTCTTAAAAGCAAAAGTTTTACATAGAGATACATTTAAAGAAGGTTCTTTACCtcaaaatatttcaaaatcacaacaacaacaacaagaaacaACAGAACCAAATAGAATGTTAAATCCACCATTCGTTACAAGTGTTGAttgttcaaataattcaaaatatgTAGCTATTTCAATGGGTGATGGTACAATtgtaattaatgaaatttcaagttttaaacaatatttaaaaataaattctataCATAAATCTTCAATTCAACAAGTGTATGTtataattattctttttttttaaaaaaaaaaaaaaaaaaaaaaaaaaaaaaatattcattattttactaatattaaaattaattttaaagtcATTATCCAAaatatttagaaaataattatcaaagACTAATTTCATTTGGGAATTATGATAAAAAGATAGTAATTTGGGATGTTTCTGAAGATATGAATACAAAAgtttcatcatctttattatcaaatgatgaaaaaaataatgaaagaattaaaacaTGGCTTGAACATtctgaaaaaattaattgtttaacaacttcaaatttaaaaaataatgcaATATTTGTTGCcgatttatcaaatgatttaaaactattatcaattcaataatttccTTTAgagtttttcaaataattaataaacttatatataataataaaaataaatagataaatcattattattagaatttcttttattttttttttatttttttttttattgtttttttaaattttttattaatttttttttttatccaattagataatgaaattgttatttgttaattttttatttattggaaTTTGTTGGTCAAGTGCTAAATAGGTTTAGATAcctgaaattaaaattaatttaataaaattaaaaaggaaatttacaaaaaagaAGTAATATTGACTTCTTAAGAAGTAATATTGACTtcttaatttcaatattacttcttaaaaaaattttatgatTATCATTTATTCCCATTCcctctttaatttttttaaaaaattataaaatttttttagaattttctatttttattttttgtttgtttattaatattattgtattTGGGAACATTGTCCTCTTCAATTAGGTTCTTGATTCAAAAGCACCATATTCAAAAATGGCAATGGAAGAGTGAAAATGTCTTTcatttattcaaaattttagTACGAATTGGtggttaaaattaatattatcatattttttatattttataatgtATAAATTATAAGAATTCATAAAAGGGGATGTAGCTCAGATGGTAGAGCGCTCGCTTAGCATGCGAGAGGTAAAGGGATCGATACCCTTCTTCTCcactttataatttattgtgTAAAGTGATACTTTACGAAGTTCGGGTTTGGAAAtcgaaaataaaaattaaaaaaataataaaaataaaataaaaacatttttcGTTTTTCGAAAAATTCAGTTTTTCACTTTGAATacaaataacaatattagtattatttattaatttgaatttctaaacatctatttaatttatacatATTTATCTataaatttaacaattgtATGGAAtcttaatattattaattgtcaCGACTTTcagttttatatttattagtaTTACCATTACAAGTTTTTAATAGtcataatattaataagaATACTATAATAATACTTCTTATTTTAactcattatttaataatactattaacaattatttatttaacagATTTTCAAGATTTGTTTGAAAATTCCTAAATtggaattttcaaaataaaaatttagatattaattttaaattttaaaaaaaaaaaaaaaaaaaaaaaaaaaaaaatctatttttttgcagatcttaataaaattaagatTAACAGAGACGTTGCAAGACTAAAGAATgaggaataaaaaaagatataaatagTGGGATATTTTAAAAGGACCAcagattttattatcaatttttaaccatttattacattttaatttaatattacacaataaatatatacataaacaaattatattaatttaggTAAAtacataataaaataataaattatataaacgttatcaaaattattacttaaaataaataaataatttaaaaatgagtGAACCAGGAAATATCACAACTAAAAGACagcttcaacaacaattaaatgaaaGAATTACAGAAGAAATAAACAAGATAAACCAGCGGAAGATCTTtacatatatttatatatttatttttatatatatttatttatatatttatatttatttataaaaatatatttaattatatatttatttatatatttatatatttttatatttttatatatttttatatatttatatttatattgcATTACATGTTAAATTTATAACAAAGTAGTTTGGTTAATTATATAgatgtttaaaaataataaatcaaataataccaatgttttgtttttttattttttatttttttatttttatttttattttttataaactgAATTGGTAAAATACCAATGTATTTCACATTTATTAGTTTGTAAAATACTTTGGTATTTTACGAAGTTTAGTttatatgattttttaaaaaaagaaaatttaaaaatttttttttttttcgaaaatgaaaatgattttttgaaaaaagaaaatttaaaaattttggaaTTGAAAATGTGGtatatttttcaaagaaTTTCAAGAAAGCTCGATTAGCTCAGTCGGCAGAGCGTGGTGCTAATAACGCCACGGTCGCAGGTTCGATCCCTGCATCGAGCAAGTATTTTTATACAACCCAAAATGGTCGTTGGTTCGATTCCTTCCTAATCAACTGACCACTTAATTGAAATtcataaataaaactattaattattgtttatttgttataAATGATCTTTTTTCATGTTGAAAGACCCACATATACACAAAACAGAATTTCAAAAAGATCTATTCTTTAAAGGATATAGTTACAATCAATTATTCCCAAACATATTGAAGATAAGAGATACGAAAACCAAAAACACAATGTTCAGATTTCATTCAAGATGTTTACCTCTAAATTATCTTCACAATAAAGATTGTCCATTGTGTAATAtgaatatgaaaaatgatcCATATAGATCACCTATAATACCTTCTAACATGTAAAAAGATCATGACATAAACATAGACTACATTCATTCAAAATTTTGAATGGTGCTACAAAGCTATAGATTATGACCTCTCTAGacattttcatataaaaatataatagcACTGATATTACACCAAATTTGGATATGGATTTGCAATCAAATATACAGCGAAGACAAAACTTTAaactatcatcatcaaaagaCTCACTTTCAATCTGTAATAAAAACGAATacataaatcaaattaaaaatatcaaaaaacaaataatcaaaGAATACTGTATACCAATCATAGCCCTACCAAATAGAGAAATTTTTGACCAATttctctaaaaaaaaaaaaaaaaaaaaaaaaaaaatcaaaatacaACAATATAACCAATTATTactattcaaataattaaaataaaataaaataaacattattattatttatttgtttattattataattatcttAAATGAAGACAATTTAGCAATGGAGAGATGAAACTATCTCGAAAACAAGGATTTTAAGTATCTCTATAGagaattaatagttttatctGTTTCGCAATTTTAATCCTTGTCgactaatattaatatttaattattcctaattctatttaattgtatttctaattttttcattttttgtattttttacttctaaaatatataaattaaatcatttttttatttttaaaaaatattttttatatttataatctattttgaattttatttttttaaaaaatgaataaataaggagatgttctatttttattttgtaatcattttgattaattaatttttaattttaaaaaataatttattaaaaaaaaaaaaaaaaaaaaaaaaaaaaaaaaaaaaaccccacaccccaaatcaaataaatttattattattttattatttttatttttttcacactttaataatatacaacataaaaaataaaaatataaaataaatataaaataaaacatttcaaataattttttttattaatacgataatcattaatatataaataaaatcatatataaataataaatatatagatAGTATAGaaagttcaaaaaaaaaaaaaaaaaaaagttaaaaagaaaataagaTGGTCAACATCTTCCTAATCATTGTTGCGGTTGTTATACCAGCACTTGTAGCTTTAGGAAGTTTGTATTTAATTGCATACTTTCAACATCCTGACGATAAAAATGTTGCCTATTTCCCGAagattattgttattttaggTATTACTTTAGCAGCAACAAGTATATTAATGTTACCATTGGATGTAGCAAATCAAGGAGGAAAAGGCGGATTTCCAATGGATATATTATGGATTGTTATATATATAGTAGTTGCAGTATTTGCAATTGTTATATGCCCATTTGCAATGTTCTTTTATGAATCAGAAGAAGCAGATCCAGCAGCAGGTAGTCAAATTGCAGGTGCATTCAAAGGTACATTTGCAATTCTTTTTGCATTTGCAGCATTAACTATTGTTTTATATGTATTCTTTGGAGTTGCAGAGATACCAACCATAGTGATTTTAAGTAGATtccaaattattaattatccAATAGCAACTGATAGTATTAATATAACAACAACATTACCAGAGATAGCGTCAATCGTTGGTGGAGggaatgataaaattaaattggatCCTGGAAATCCAGAATTATTAGGTAATGGCTCTGAATATGTAGAGTATCGTTTAGATAAAGAGTTTTTACAATTCCGTGTATCAATTGCActtttcattattactatgGTTGCTTTC is a window encoding:
- a CDS encoding short-chain dehydrogenase/reductase family protein (Similar to SDR), with the protein product MNKLNNKVAIITGGSDGIGKETCKIIAREIGTIVIGCRNKQKGEVAAKEISSHTGNSNIIILDLDLSKQNSVKSFVNEFNKLNLPLDLLINNAGVMCPPFSITQDGYSFQIATNHFGPFLLTNLLLKNLEKSENPRILVLTSDRFKDADLSLILNDKINVESEANYNQLKDYSLSKCCNLLFTKELQRKLIEKGSKIVVNSINPGKVQTSLQRDFTGILKVAFSLMPNFIFTPIQVASKECAKVALGTDPSLNGIKGSYFNIGVLTETPRQFNSIEISKKLWDITSKFTNISNDLVLK
- the wdr53 gene encoding WD40 repeat-containing protein, which encodes MTSVDINNNNNNNNNSNSNIIETKLIGHKDTVLCISSHNKKEIIASGSDDCTVRIWDLNTNKSIQSIVEGFQGNPVNNVCFDQDFTLYCSYDNIIVSFDLRQPNVILKEFNTQYKFNTEEINQLSFDSKYQYLAACDDSGQTKIIDVTKNKLVESLNKKHTNIATGCVFRPNSKNELITSSMDFSIIHWDFLKAKVLHRDTFKEGSLPQNISKSQQQQQETTEPNRMLNPPFVTSVDCSNNSKYVAISMGDGTIVINEISSFKQYLKINSIHKSSIQQVHYPKYLENNYQRLISFGNYDKKIVIWDVSEDMNTKVSSSLLSNDEKNNERIKTWLEHSEKINCLTTSNLKNNAIFVADLSNDLKLLSIQ
- a CDS encoding cellular retinaldehyde binding/alpha-tocopherol transport family protein yields the protein MGKKDKKNKNEETTATTTTTTTTTKSEQDISTSDLTDSNTNSASSVTGEDNEIYNNTKFEDGGEFNPFKNLSEKQINIFKQFKEKVWKDGNEKSTNTGFGEISEKEREWLEDGGDMLLLRYLRARDYDLSLSFNLLKNTLEWRSKYKPYEITAESLSYEASSGKQYVFGKSHGRSVIYLRPVRENTKNHDNQIRLMVYNIERAISLMDKTRGHEQIVLLIDFKNYSIRNSPPMSVSKYVLQILSDHYPERLGNAFLVETPFIFNVFWTTISPFINKVTYKKIVFANGEKQKIKVFSQFFEPNDLEKEFTGASDHEYDHHNYWKNEIILNRNERNLQPLSDDEILTILNSKE